A window of the Cutaneotrichosporon cavernicola HIS019 DNA, chromosome: 6 genome harbors these coding sequences:
- the SOK1 gene encoding uncharacterized protein (T-complex protein 11), whose protein sequence is MDTDPNAYVDRGSSFGQSRPAAAGAHRNSSSSQEATMVEYRDPRSTAHPSPKIGSSAGCSSQSPPSPKLAPSPSLAQVPTCPPHAESSAQAAARHAVASATPQLQLEPPLFPPFVSPPPAPATQARTPAAALSSADPLQHILRDDDTQAAPMQTDVAPSAPVPEDLELLTCKPLDRVASQMSNASPSSPTPPPSRQRDVEAEWARHAQQKPMERIVSQAGWPPLNHYYSVALKRSRSMSDPPETNRSHSVHVARTAAKFFRAAPHKKMRMWSAKDAADQADGDQIMRQIRGRAQDNYFAAPRIPPINMESLRILDTNEVLRLPQMRHDLLFENIGFRPVHPHMHTRSTMYALLSTQRSQIVNPSPPTEEFDRYWRCIRAEVERGCRCTRWDGPGVSDIPKDCICGRWKPGLSEAKWWKESRAVWPSRLPLLIQTLREILESLMASTTPCTSSQASRGHLTGGPTGSATASSTVTHSLVPALFASLDPEFLTVQVRRGNFDPDLFRVIGEAMKVHCAPVRDAMVDDMVAIATGSDGRKPDVVLGLRKCFDCVEVMKLDIANHQVQSLKGMLWQQAEQNEMATFINYLAAAKRTLEGSKSYAWINSASKRVALATMPRHRRHLMGQCTCSGNTEFVIRSLADGFIDLVFGDWVEDDEAWPPIVPSRRPGLPPPPRIFPSKVVVPEVFKMDSCRIKNFHSEMVDIALAKCVLSIFRDEYIKTHPSATEDEITDQVAQVRESYKHIMTVGASLMDGQMGHPSDISLHMAHRIVFAPLWPEQKPADLDRVSVLSREFDARIASSLSRRTIPMYTTSLASLRKLTQTMLTNTLLLHRVQPESFLYDMRGVDSKPCTRGEPVPTAARLRVPARRFVTLTEPLTGQGASTSDPRERYHRVQPQSVVAAHKLFVETLETSRASEAALATDLGFEPILHEIRAVVDRMVKTADFNLCVFANLYGRKGMLLGTGPLQPLPDLS, encoded by the coding sequence ATGGACACTGATCCCAACGCCTACGTCGACCGCGGGTCGTCCTTTGGCCAGTCCCGACCAGCAGCAGCTGGAGCGCACCGCAattcgtcctcgtcacaAGAGGCTACCATGGTCGAGTATCGCGATCCACGGTCTACAGCCCACCCAAGTCCCAAGATTGGAAGCAGCGCCGGGTGCTCGTCCCAGTCCCCACCCAGCCCCAAGCTCGcaccgagcccgagcctCGCCCAGGTCCCCACATGTCCTCCGCACGCCGAGTCCTCTGCCCAAGCCGCCGCACGGCATGCTGTGGCATCCGCTACCCCACAGCTCCAGCTTGAGCCACCACTCTTCCCTCCCTTtgtctctcctccccccgcACCAGCTACCCAAGCTCGCACCCCAGCCGCTGCCCTCTCGTCTGCGGACCCGCTCCAACACATCCTCCGTGACGACGACACACAGGCAGCTCCCATGCAGACAGATGTGGCACCTTCCGCTCCCGTACCGGAAGATCTGGAGCTCCTCACATGCAAGCCGCTCGACCGAGTGGCTTCTCAAATGAGCAACGCCAGTCCCTCTTCCCCGACCCCCCCACCTTCACGGCAGCGCGATGTTGAGGCCGAATGGGCTCGCCATGCACAGCAGAAACCCATGGAGAGAATCGTGTCGCAGGCCGGCTGGCCTCCCCTCAACCACTACTACTCGGTCGCACTCAAGCGCTCCCGATCCATGTCCGATCCGCCAGAGACGAACCGGTCCCACTCTGTGCATGTTGCGCGCACAGCAGCCAAGTTCTTCCGCGCCGCCCCGCACAAGAAGATGCGCATGTGGTcggccaaggacgcggCCGACCAGGCGGATGGTGACCAGATCATGCGCCAGATCCGTGGCCGTGCCCAGGACAACTACTTTGCGGCCCCAAGAATCCCACCCATCAACATGGAGTCACTTCGTATCCTTGACACGAACGAGGTCCTTCGCCTTCCCCAGATGCGCCACGATCTGCTGTTTGAGAACATCGGCTTCCGACCAGTTCACCCTCACATGCACACACGGTCGACAATGTACGCGCTCCTCTCCACGCAGCGGTCTCAGATTGTCAACCCATCTCCACCGACCGAGGAGTTTGACCGCTACTGGAGGTGcatccgcgccgaggtcgagcgcggctgCCGGTGCACACGTTGGGATGGTCCTGGCGTCTCTGACATCCCCAAGGACTGTATCTGCGGTCGCTGGAAGCCCGGGTTGAGCGAGGCAAAGTGGTGGAAGGAGTCACGTGCTGTGTGGCCAAGCCGCCTCCCCCTACTGATCCAGACCCTCCGCGAGATTCTCGAGTCGCtcatggcctcgacgactcCCTGCACCAGCAGCCAAGCCTCGCGTGGCCATCTCACTGGTGGCCCAACCGGTAGCGCGACAGCGAGCTCCACTGTCACGCATTCTCTTGTTCCTGCGCTATTCGCTTCACTCGACCCCGAGTTCCTCACGGTGCAGGTCCGCCGCGGCAACTTTGACCCCGACCTCTTCCGCGTCATTGGTGAGGCCATGAAAGTGCATTGCGCGCCTGTGCGTGACGCCATGGTCGACGACATGGTCGCCATTGCGACGGGATCGGACGGACGGAAGCCggacgtcgtcctcggtctgCGCAAGTGTTTCGACtgcgtcgaggtcatgaAACTCGACATTGCCAACCACCAGGTCCAGTCGCTCAAGGGCATGCTGTGGCAGCAGGCGGAGCAGAACGAGATGGCAACGTTTATCAActacctcgccgccgccaagcgcACACTGGAGGGCTCCAAGTCGTACGCCTGGATTAATTCTGCGTCGAAGCGTGTTGCCCTAGCCACCATGCCTCGGCACCGACGCCACCTCATGGGCCAATGCACGTGCTCGGGGAACACTGAGTTTGTGAtccgctcgctcgccgacggGTTTATCGACCTGGTGTTTGGCGActgggtcgaggacgacgaggcatGGCCGCCTATTGTACCATCCCGCCGCCCTGGCCTtccgccaccgccgcgcaTCTTCCCGTccaaggtcgtcgtcccCGAAGTGTTCAAGATGGACTCGTGCCGCATCAAGAACTTCCACTCTGAGATGGTCGACATTGCCCTCGCCAAGTGTGTCCTCTCGATTTTCCGGGACGAGTACATCAAGACGCAcccgagcgcgacggaggacgagatcaCCGACCAGGTCGCCCAGGTGCGCGAAAGCTACAAGCACATCATGACGGTCGGTGCGAGCCTCATGGACGGCCAGATGGGTCACCCATCCGACATCAGCTTGCACATGGCGCACCGCATCGTGTTTGCGCCGCTATGGCCAGAGCAGAAGCCTGCAgacctcgaccgcgtcaGCGTCCTATCTCGCGAGTTTGATGCACGCATCGCCTCGAGCCTTTCGCGTCGCACCATACCCATGTACACGACGTCACTGGCATcgctgcgcaagctcaCGCAGACGATGCTCACGAacacgctcctcctccaccgcgtGCAGCCCGAGTCGTTCCTGTACGACatgcgcggcgtcgactcGAAGCCCTgcacgcgcggcgagccGGTTCCCACCGCAGCACGTCTACGCGTTCCTGCCCGCCGCTTCGTGACCCTCACGGAGCCACTCACAGGCCAGGGCGCGAGCACTTCGGACCCCCGCGAGCGCTACCACCGCGTGCAGCCCCAGAGTGTCGTCGCTGCGCACAAGCTCTTCGTTGAGACGCTCGAGACCAGCCGCGCAAGCGAGGCCGCACTCGCCAccgacctcggcttcgAGCCAATCCTCCACGAGAtccgcgccgtcgtcgaccgcATGGTCAAGACGGCCGATTTCAACCTTTGTGTTTTTGCCAACCTCTATGGCCGTAAGGGCATGCTTCTTGGCACTGGCCCTCTCCAGCCCCTCCCGGACCTCTCATAA
- a CDS encoding uncharacterized protein (CUE domain protein), with protein MYLPADPPPPSLAAAALRHLSAAVATAAPSGPRALIPPLGLALRTLARARLSDNPPPVPLAPLNAFTSLAAEDPSAIPVSMVADALLAYPSETGALAPAMSSLLGEREADLAAHIVLAHAPELVPALISAYDGATLRAKAEVLTLLRALLEGSQIEIPPPRNGTPMVDQNATADLNLFSTQNPGAVAETLRALHDDERRDDLRLQPLLNLFPSLPAHLLADALAHPAFSGRGGATASEQAAPLVDAILARTLPPDLHELRAAAASLDTTDADAPGPSAPTPKARRGGWDDVDLSKLRLKGESEGPADIPDSLRASILRLVEAQEEEEQAAARAIAEAHGYGFDDEEEDVAPARAQVGDGEESGQSESEDEDGESPTPARKDNRAQTLLELAYLQTPALFNRDSATRRSPARADLRERTGMDDGQIEGWKVMLERNPHKDAILERHQFSRPANNAPKPKKEGGGESSRGGGGGGGGGGGGGGGRRGAGSGSAGRGGGRGRGANKGSRGHSNAARTRGHDKKMSRMGVGE; from the exons ATGTACCTCCCCGCCGACCCACCACCGCCCTCCCtggccgccgctgcgctcCGCCACCTCTCAGCAGCCGTGgcgaccgccgcgccgtcggGCCCACGCGCTCTCATCCCCCCCCTAGGTCTCGCGCTCCGCACCCTCgcccgcgcgcgcctctCCGACAACCCCCCACCCGTCCCCCTAGCCCCATTGAACGCGTTCACCTcgctggcggcggaggaCCCCTCGGCGATCCCAGTGTCTATGGTTGCTgatgcgctcctcgcgtATCCGTCCGAAACGGGGGCACTGGCACccgccatgtcgtcgtTACTTGGGGAGCGTGAGGCCGACTTGGCGGC GCACATTGTCCTAGCGCACGCGCCCGAACTTGTTCCAGCCCTCATCTCGGCATATGACGGCGCAACCCTCCGAGCCAAGGCTGAGGTGCTTACCCTCCTCCGTGCTCTTCTTGAGGGCAGTCAGATCGAGATTCCACCACCTCGGAACGGAACCCCGATGGTGGACCAGAATGCTACGGCTGATTTGAATTTGTTTTCGACGCAGAATCCTGGCGCGGTTGCCGAGACATTGAGGGCACTGCATGATGACGAACGGAGGGATGATCTG CgcctccaacccctcctcaatctcttcccctcccttccGGCCCACCTTCTGGCCGAtgccctcgcccacccGGCATTCAGTGGACGCGGAGGCGCGACAGCCTCCGAGCAGGCCGCGcccctcgtcgacgcgatCCTCGCACGCACCCTCCCGCCTGACTTGCACGAGctgcgcgcggccgcggcctcTCTGGATACCACAGACGCTGACGCCCCTGGCCCATCGGCTCCAACCCCTAAGGCGCGTCGTGGAGGATGGGACGATGTCGACCTCTCCAAACTCCgcctcaagggcgagagcgagggccCCGCTGACATTCCTGATTCACTTCGCGCCTCCATCTTGCGTCTCGTGGAAGCgcaggaggaagaggaacaGGCGGCTGCGCGTGCGATTGCCGAGGCGCACGGCTACGGgtttgacgacgaggaagaggatgtCGCTCCCGCCCGTGCGCAAGTCGGGGACGGAGAGGAGAGTGGACAAAGCGAGAgtgaagacgaggacggcgag tcaCCCACCCCGGCGCGCAAGGACAACAGGGCGCAgacgctgctcgagctcgcaTACCTCCAGACGCCCGCGCTGTTCAACCGCGACTCGGCGACTCGGCGCAGCCCTGCCCGCGCGGACCTGCGCGAGCGTACCGGGATGGACGACGGGCAGATCGAGGGGTGGAAGGTCATGCTGGAGCGCAAT ccgcACAAGGACGCCATTTTGGAACGGCATCAGTTCTCGCGCCCCGCCAACAAcgcgcccaagcccaagaaggagggtggtggcgagtcgtcgcgcggcggcggcggcggcggcggcggcggcggcggcggcggcggcgggcgccgAGGGGCCGGCAGTGGTAGtgcagggcgaggaggaggacgtggaCGTGGCGCAAACAAGGGGAGTCGTGGACATTCGAATGCTGCGCGGACACGGGGACACGACAAGAAGATGAGCCGTATGGGTGTGGGAGAGTAG
- the RPS21 gene encoding uncharacterized protein (Required for the processing of the 20S rRNA-precursor to mature 18S rRNA in a late step of the maturation of 40S ribosomal subunits. Has a physiological role leading to 18S rRNA stability) — protein MENDRGVLVDLYIPRHCAATNRLITAKDHASIQITVADVDAEGKAIKGQGSTIALCGKVRQQGEADDSINRIATKEGLLKGVWTYTR, from the exons ATGGAGAACGACCGTG gtgtccttgtcgacctTTACATCCCCCGCCACTGCGCGGCCACCA ACCGCCTCATCACGGCCAAGGACCACGCGTCGATCCAGATCActgtcgccgacgtcgacgccgagggcaaggccaTCAAGGGCCAGGGCTCCACCATTGCTCTTTGCGGCAAGGTGCGCCAGCagggcgaggccgacgac TCGATCAACCGCATCGCCACCAAGGAGGGCCTCCTCAAGGGCGTCTGGACCTACACCCGGTAA
- a CDS encoding uncharacterized protein (WSC domain), which produces MFSLLVVLLPFISASPVELETRDRATTPAGWKSYGCHFDCYDGMNRYLPHKAYSNDLNSPRKCTKACEKAGYKFAGVQFGKECWCGNELGGQLTDDKECFIQCPKAAKETCGGPCRNFIYGLA; this is translated from the exons ATGttcagcctcctcgtcgtccttcttcccttcatctcggcgtcgccggtCGAACTCGAGACCCGTGACCGAGCCACCACTCCTGCTGGGTGGAAGTCGTACGGCTGCCACTTTG ACTGTTACGACGGTATGAACCGCTACCTCCCCCACAAGGCCTACTCGAACGACCTCAACTCGCCTCGCAAGTGTACAAAGGCCTGCGAGAAGGCCGGGTACAAGTTTGCTGGCGTGCAGTTCGGCAAGGAGTGCTGGTGCGGGAATGAGCTCGGCGGGCAGTTGaccgacgacaaggagTGTTTCATCCAG TGCCCAaaggccgccaaggagacATGCGGCGGCCCATGCCGCAACTTCATCTACGGCTTGGCATAA
- a CDS encoding uncharacterized protein (galactosyltransferase activity), with amino-acid sequence MSRRSPRAAPRNFPLSNMPLPVVASPTRTFRTSRLKALFGVGVIAVITLLLYAFHGHPAVRAATELAAKVAEDLQLPQENVKPLDVWREWDEPDFALLSSRPPHQIGCDVPLDGENAGTLVFLGIFSSAPARERRDLLRRLVIPDFPSDLFNIKFILGQQAPTEGLQPAERIAKAKFAKDVEEEMAEFGDMIILDIVDNIDDGKTHAYFKWIAAKFAGAGQVKGRPRFVMKADDDTLLIMPNVVSSFIDLDCSRNYYWGTSQGSASSFGYYFRGLAYALSWPVASWLGNADITLAHASRTEDARTGQWLSTLDDTTDPLIPLDYGWNMGDWNQLFVTVDTVALHWLKQDEWFEEQTERMHNVWKEAGRPYEASNGIARHISIEGGKKKPDPVAVENQRERDNVMVAR; translated from the exons ATGAGCCGCCGATCACCCcgcgcagcgccgcgcAACTTTCCCCTCTCCAACATGCCGCTGCCCGTCGTAGCGAGCCCCACCCGCACATTCCGCACATCACGCCTCAAGGCCCTCTTCGGTGTCGGCGTGATCGCTGTCATCACTCTTCTGCTGTACGCGTTCCATGGGCATCCAGCGGTCCGCGCAGCAACAGAACTCGCAGCCAAGGTAGCCGAGGACTTACAACTGCCACAGGAGAATGTGAAGCCTCTCGACGTGTGGCGCGAATGGGACGAGCCAGATTTCGCACTCCTCTCCAGCCGCCCACCGCATCAGATTGGGTGCGATGTGCCGCTCGATGGGGAGAATGCTGGGACACTCGTGTTCCTTGGCATCTTCTCGAGTGCTCCTGCGAGGGAACGACGCGATTT attGCGGCGCCTCGTGATCCCAGACTTCCCGTCCGATCTCTTCAACATCAAATTCATTCTCGGACAGCAGGCGCCGACCGAAGGGCTTCAACCTGCAGAGCGCATCGCCAAAGCAAAATTTGccaaggacgtcgaggaagaaATGGCCGAGTTTGGGGACATGATCATCCTCGAT ATTGTTGACAACATCGACGACGGAAAAACGCACGCGTACTTCAAGTGGATCGCGGCCAAGTTTGCCGGTGCAGGTCAGGTCAAGGGCAGGCCACGGTTCGTGATgaaggccgacgacgacacgctCCTCATCATGCCCAACGTTGTGTCGAGCTTTATTGATCTCGACTGCAGCCGCAACTACTACTGGGGCACGTCGCAAGggtccgcctcctccttcggCTACTACTTCCGCGGACTGGCCTATGCGTTGTCGTGGCCAGTGGCCAGCTGGCTTGGGAATGCGGACATCACCCTTGCGCATGCCTCCAGgaccgaggacgcgagGACAGGACAGTGGCTGTCGACGCTCGACGATACGACGGACCCCTTGATCCCGTTAGACTATGGCTGGAACATGGGCGACTGGAACCAGCTGTTCGTGACAGTAGACACGGTTGCGTTGC actGGCTCAAACAGGACGAGTGGTTTGAGGAGCAGACTGAGAGGATGCACAACGTCTGGAAGGAGGCGGGACGACCGTATGAGGCGAGCAACGGCATTGCGCGGCACATTAGTATCGAGGGCGGTAAGAAGAAGCCGGACCCGGTGGCTGTGGAGAATCAGAGGGAAAGGGACAACGTCATGGTCGCGCGGTGA
- a CDS encoding uncharacterized protein (Tubulin binding cofactor A), whose protein sequence is MADPQALRQLKIKTGVVKRLHKEEGIYEDEVTAAQASVEKLKAAGADGADVRQAERIVADSQQMIPRTRKQLEDALVALQDLVAALAEDKAVAGSQEYQDAVAAVEAASK, encoded by the exons ATGGCAGATCCCCAGGCCCTCAGACAGCTCAAGATCAAGACTGGTGTCGTCAAGCG CCTCCAtaaggaggagggcatctacgaggacgaggtgacGGCCGCCCAGGCCAGCgtcgagaagctcaaggcggCTGGTGCTGACGGTGCGGATGTGCGCCAGGCT GAACGCATCGTCGCCGACTCGCAGCAGATGATTCCCCGCACAcgcaagcagctcgaggatgcTCTCGTTGCGCTCCAAGACCTCGTggccgcgctggccgaggacaaggctGTCGCCGGATCGCAGGAGTACCAGGACGCCGTGGCTGCGGTTGAGGCGGCCAGCAAATAG